The Endozoicomonas montiporae CL-33 genome contains a region encoding:
- the nhaC gene encoding Na+/H+ antiporter NhaC, with translation MQKSTTRLPSMLQVTLVLGTFLALAFSFTSKLDLPIQLALCIGWFLAMGLGVKLGHSYKELEGAAAEGIFKGTGAILILLAVGALVGTWIAGGIVPSIIYYGLMSIHPSIFLLATLLICTMTALATGTSWGAAGTAGIAMMGIGQGLGVPAPVTAGAILSGVYFGDKLSPLSDSVILASSMSDVEIVDHIKGLLPISLSAYILTAIAFTFYGFQFGGNADMAQVQAVMQVMESHFTISPLAFVPVLAVLFMLSRKMPSYPVIMFGAALGMLWAILFQDRTPVEALSSMWAPLSMESGNAFIDNILNRGGMSNMLGSVAVIIFGLGFGGLLDKVGILETVAKQYENRITNEGNLTVYTVVTAFFANVFGSAMYVSLILTPKIMSGSYDRMNVDRRMLSRSAECGGTLTSGMVPWSDNGIFMAGLLGVSTFEYIPYMWMSFICIGLVILFAYMGKFRPQDNKYVKSAQLTPSMA, from the coding sequence ATGCAAAAGAGTACAACACGACTGCCGTCCATGCTGCAGGTGACCCTGGTACTGGGTACATTCCTGGCGCTGGCATTCTCTTTTACTTCCAAACTGGATCTGCCTATCCAGCTGGCACTGTGTATCGGCTGGTTCCTGGCCATGGGTCTGGGTGTAAAGCTGGGTCATAGCTATAAAGAGCTGGAAGGTGCTGCGGCTGAAGGTATCTTTAAAGGTACCGGTGCTATCCTGATTCTTCTGGCAGTGGGCGCACTGGTGGGTACCTGGATTGCTGGCGGTATCGTACCCAGCATCATCTACTACGGCCTGATGTCCATTCACCCATCCATTTTCCTGCTGGCAACCCTGCTGATCTGCACCATGACCGCTCTGGCCACCGGTACTTCCTGGGGTGCTGCGGGTACCGCCGGTATCGCCATGATGGGTATCGGTCAGGGTCTGGGTGTTCCGGCTCCTGTCACTGCCGGTGCCATTCTGTCCGGCGTTTACTTTGGTGACAAACTGTCCCCGCTGTCTGACTCCGTTATTCTGGCTTCTTCCATGTCTGACGTGGAAATCGTTGACCACATTAAAGGTCTGCTGCCCATCAGTCTGTCCGCTTACATTCTGACTGCCATTGCCTTCACCTTCTACGGTTTCCAGTTCGGTGGTAATGCCGATATGGCACAGGTTCAGGCCGTTATGCAAGTGATGGAAAGCCACTTCACCATCTCCCCGCTGGCCTTTGTTCCGGTACTGGCGGTACTGTTCATGCTGTCCCGCAAGATGCCTTCCTACCCTGTTATCATGTTTGGTGCTGCACTGGGTATGCTGTGGGCGATCCTGTTCCAGGATCGTACACCGGTTGAAGCTCTGAGCAGCATGTGGGCACCTCTGTCCATGGAATCCGGCAATGCATTTATCGACAACATCCTGAACCGTGGCGGTATGTCCAACATGCTGGGTTCTGTTGCAGTGATCATTTTTGGTCTGGGCTTCGGTGGACTGCTGGATAAAGTGGGCATTCTGGAAACGGTTGCCAAACAGTACGAAAACCGCATCACCAACGAAGGTAACCTGACCGTTTACACGGTTGTGACCGCGTTCTTTGCCAACGTATTCGGCAGCGCCATGTACGTTTCCCTGATCCTGACTCCGAAGATCATGTCCGGCAGCTATGACCGCATGAACGTTGACCGTCGTATGCTGTCCCGTTCTGCAGAATGTGGCGGTACACTGACGTCTGGTATGGTACCATGGAGTGACAACGGTATTTTCATGGCCGGTCTGCTGGGTGTTTCTACCTTCGAGTATATTCCTTACATGTGGATGAGCTTTATCTGCATCGGGCTGGTAATTCTCTTCGCCTACATGGGTAAGTTCCGCCCACAGGACAACAAGTACGTTAAGTCTGCCCAGCTGACTCCAAGCATGGCCTGA
- the ansA gene encoding asparaginase — MMMKKIYVAYTGGTIGMKPTDSGYAPAENLMGLLEEKLPANVRTSLPDFDLGEYEQLIDSSNIRPDNWKQIANDIASKYDDYDGFVVLHGTDTMAYSCSMMSFMLRNLSKPVIFTGSQIPLCEARTDGLENLVGALSLAADERIKEVCLYFNGRLMRGNRCRKQNAYLFDAFDTPNYPWLGRADINIELDEFLLHKPEGKPEFLLDCDSETNVGILQLFPGISADWIESILQQPMKAFIMRTYGTGNGPDGDQAFLNVLKKATDDGKLVVNLTQCHRGTVHQGSYAAGSALANAGVVGGLDTTTEAMFCKLHHLFSNGLTVEQVKEQLGQSLAGEVTLP; from the coding sequence ATGATGATGAAAAAGATCTACGTTGCCTATACCGGCGGCACCATTGGCATGAAGCCAACGGATTCCGGCTACGCACCTGCAGAAAACCTGATGGGTCTGCTGGAAGAAAAGCTGCCAGCCAATGTACGCACCAGCCTGCCGGACTTTGATCTGGGTGAATACGAGCAGCTGATTGACTCCAGCAACATCCGTCCGGATAACTGGAAACAGATCGCCAACGACATTGCCAGCAAATACGACGACTATGATGGTTTTGTGGTACTTCACGGCACTGACACCATGGCTTACTCCTGCTCCATGATGTCCTTTATGCTGCGTAATCTTAGCAAGCCGGTTATCTTTACCGGTTCCCAGATTCCTCTGTGCGAAGCCCGCACCGACGGTCTGGAAAACCTGGTGGGCGCTCTGAGTCTGGCAGCAGACGAACGCATTAAAGAAGTATGCCTGTACTTCAATGGTCGTCTGATGCGCGGTAACCGCTGCCGTAAGCAGAACGCTTATCTGTTTGATGCCTTCGACACCCCTAACTACCCATGGCTGGGCCGTGCCGACATTAACATTGAGCTGGACGAGTTCCTGCTGCACAAGCCGGAAGGCAAGCCTGAATTCCTGCTGGATTGCGACTCTGAAACCAACGTCGGTATTCTGCAGCTGTTCCCGGGCATTTCCGCCGACTGGATTGAAAGCATTCTGCAACAACCAATGAAAGCCTTCATCATGCGTACTTACGGCACCGGTAATGGCCCGGACGGTGACCAGGCTTTCCTTAATGTTCTGAAGAAAGCCACCGACGATGGCAAGCTGGTCGTTAACCTGACCCAGTGCCATCGTGGCACCGTGCATCAGGGTAGCTACGCAGCCGGTTCTGCGCTGGCCAATGCCGGTGTTGTAGGCGGGCTGGACACCACCACCGAAGCCATGTTCTGTAAGCTGCACCATCTGTTCTCCAACGGTCTGACCGTTGAACAGGTTAAGGAGCAACTGGGGCAGAGTCTGGCGGGTGAAGTGACGCTGCCATAA
- the ung gene encoding uracil-DNA glycosylase: protein MREVRLESTWKAHLQDEFDKEYIQTLRAFLLAEKAAGKTIYPRGDEYFQALNLTPFEQVKVVILGQDPYHGPGQAHGLSFSVRPDIAIPPSLVNMYKELQSDLGIEPARHGCLESWAQQGVLLLNSVLTVQHKQAASHQGRGWEEFTDRIIAELNEKRDNLVFILWGSYAQRKGRFIDASRHCVIKSVHPSPLSAYRGFFGSKPFSKANDYLTTHGIPAVNWCLPDVV, encoded by the coding sequence ATGCGTGAAGTAAGGCTTGAGTCCACCTGGAAGGCTCACCTGCAGGATGAGTTTGATAAAGAATACATTCAGACCCTGAGAGCCTTTCTGTTGGCAGAAAAAGCCGCAGGAAAAACCATTTATCCCCGTGGTGATGAATATTTTCAGGCTTTGAATCTGACACCCTTTGAGCAGGTTAAAGTCGTTATTCTTGGGCAAGACCCATACCACGGCCCTGGTCAGGCTCATGGACTGTCGTTTTCGGTTCGCCCCGACATCGCCATTCCGCCTTCACTGGTGAATATGTACAAAGAGCTGCAGTCGGATCTGGGCATTGAACCTGCCCGGCATGGCTGTCTGGAAAGCTGGGCACAGCAGGGTGTGTTGTTGTTAAACAGTGTGCTGACGGTTCAGCATAAGCAGGCAGCCTCGCATCAGGGGCGTGGGTGGGAAGAATTTACCGACCGCATTATTGCCGAGCTGAATGAAAAACGCGACAACCTCGTTTTTATTCTCTGGGGCAGTTACGCCCAGCGTAAAGGGCGTTTTATTGATGCGTCCAGACACTGTGTTATCAAGTCGGTGCATCCGTCACCCCTGTCGGCGTATCGTGGTTTTTTTGGCAGCAAACCCTTTTCAAAGGCCAATGATTATCTGACCACTCATGGTATTCCTGCCGTGAACTGGTGCTTGCCTGATGTCGTTTGA
- a CDS encoding TetR/AcrR family transcriptional regulator: protein MEETNCEVVSDSLSQARKANGTSSSGSSNGNEALKYQGRKTSRATSEQRRRIILEAALRIVVRDGVRGVRHRAVAKEADVPLSATTYYFKDISDLITDTFTLFVEMGAEKFKAFWEESDTKLQEALALLDGQHPACLSQEVRQVFVGKMVDLAVHYIVAQLKDHRDYLIAERSFQLECLRNENLRPVAFNHQSYLLNSLESFFGRVGSEQPAIDAQLFAAVIMQVEYQSMVQSGDELDTDMIRDRLVRQISLMLK from the coding sequence ATGGAAGAAACGAACTGTGAAGTAGTGAGCGACTCTCTTTCTCAGGCCCGTAAAGCCAATGGAACCTCCTCCAGCGGATCGTCAAATGGAAATGAAGCCCTGAAGTATCAGGGGCGAAAAACCAGTCGCGCTACCAGTGAACAGCGTCGGCGCATTATTCTTGAAGCGGCACTGCGCATTGTTGTGCGCGATGGTGTCCGGGGTGTACGTCACCGTGCGGTTGCCAAGGAAGCTGATGTTCCCTTGTCAGCCACCACGTATTACTTCAAGGATATTTCAGACCTGATTACAGACACTTTTACCCTATTTGTAGAAATGGGTGCTGAAAAATTCAAAGCCTTCTGGGAAGAGTCTGATACCAAGCTGCAGGAAGCTCTGGCTTTGCTTGATGGACAGCATCCGGCCTGCCTGAGTCAGGAAGTCCGGCAGGTATTCGTCGGAAAAATGGTCGATCTGGCGGTGCATTACATTGTGGCTCAGCTGAAAGATCATCGGGATTACCTGATTGCAGAGCGTTCGTTCCAGCTGGAATGCCTGCGTAATGAAAACCTGCGTCCGGTGGCGTTTAATCACCAGTCTTATCTGCTGAACAGTCTGGAAAGCTTTTTCGGACGTGTTGGCTCTGAACAGCCTGCCATTGACGCTCAGTTATTTGCAGCGGTCATTATGCAGGTTGAATACCAGAGTATGGTTCAGTCTGGTGATGAACTGGATACTGATATGATTCGTGACCGGTTAGTCCGTCAGATCAGTTTGATGCTGAAGTAG
- a CDS encoding nuclear transport factor 2 family protein: MKDTAMSHAEKLGLLRGALLEVLGNHDATKVGDYFTDDAVIIINEKRLEGKQQISDRLNWIRANTGNISVTIHRAFFHENQGFDHHTTEAVTADGEPVTFKIFGYCELRDGKICLYEDVTIQTAGKEAMHVATSSRI, translated from the coding sequence ATGAAAGACACAGCTATGAGCCATGCAGAAAAACTTGGCCTGCTCAGGGGAGCCTTGCTGGAAGTGCTTGGCAACCACGATGCCACCAAGGTGGGTGATTATTTTACCGATGATGCGGTCATCATAATCAATGAAAAGCGACTGGAAGGGAAACAGCAGATTTCTGACCGGCTGAACTGGATCAGAGCCAATACCGGCAATATATCAGTCACGATCCACCGGGCATTTTTCCATGAAAATCAAGGATTTGACCATCACACCACTGAAGCGGTTACAGCGGATGGCGAACCGGTCACGTTTAAAATATTTGGTTATTGCGAACTGCGTGACGGCAAAATATGCCTGTATGAAGACGTAACGATACAGACTGCAGGCAAAGAAGCCATGCATGTCGCGACTTCTAGCCGAATATAA
- a CDS encoding IS1 family transposase (programmed frameshift) yields MCLTQVLCTTCGSNQVRPFGYSTHDVPRYYCCNDKCEIKTFMLEYRYKACEPGVKEKIIDMAINGSGIRDTSKVLGISKTTVIKTLKKKKSGLVKVNPNIQTIDLKSDAIIHVGLVCQEAELDEQWSYVHDKSNQRWLWYAVDHATNTVLAYVFGKRKDEVFKELKTLLKPFGINKFYTDDWGAYERHLDENMHIIGKANTQKIERKNLNFRTWIKRLARKTICFSKLEKMHDIVIGLLINKVEFGVNIHAI; encoded by the exons ATGTGCCTTACGCAAGTCCTCTGTACAACATGTGGCAGTAACCAAGTTCGGCCTTTCGGATACAGCACTCATGATGTTCCACGATACTATTGCTGTAATGACAAATGTGAAATCAAAACCTTCATGCTTGAATATCGCTACAAGGCCTGTGAGCCTGGCGTTAAAGAAAAAATCATCGATATGGCAATAAATGGCAGCGGAATCAGGGATACAAGTAAAGTACTCGGAATAAGCAAGACAACAGTAATAAAGACTCTAAAAAAAAAGA AAAGCGGTCTGGTAAAGGTCAACCCAAATATTCAAACTATTGATCTCAAGTCAGATGCAATTATTCATGTAGGGCTTGTCTGCCAAGAGGCTGAGCTAGATGAGCAGTGGTCGTATGTTCATGATAAATCGAACCAACGCTGGCTTTGGTATGCTGTTGATCACGCTACAAATACCGTGCTTGCTTATGTTTTCGGAAAACGGAAAGATGAAGTTTTTAAAGAACTCAAAACACTTCTGAAGCCATTTGGTATTAATAAATTTTACACCGATGATTGGGGAGCCTATGAGCGACACCTTGATGAAAACATGCATATTATTGGTAAAGCAAACACTCAGAAGATAGAGCGTAAAAACCTTAATTTTCGGACTTGGATTAAACGGTTGGCCAGAAAGACAATTTGTTTTTCAAAGCTCGAAAAGATGCACGATATTGTTATTGGATTATTGATTAATAAAGTTGAGTTTGGGGTCAATATTCACGCGATATAA